One segment of Nocardioides sp. QY071 DNA contains the following:
- a CDS encoding M1 family metallopeptidase: MPHLPTADPYLPGHGDPSYAVRHYDLDLVYVPDGNRLNGTAVLDLVVREQTARLVLDLAHLRASKVRLEGGRVKKWTGRDHRLVLQLDRPVAAGASLRLTIVYGGSPKPVIDKYHGDAGWEELEDGVIVAAQPHGAPTWFPCNDRPDDKGTYRLTLAAPTGYTVVANGTLVAHQRRASLESWTWAMDRPMATYLATVQIGRYETTEHDARTRTIGPPDADLVDSFDQQPAMLAFFERVFGPYPFDSYAAVITDDDLEIPLESQSLSTFGRNFCSSDWSQVRLIAHELAHQWYGNAVTLRRWQDIWLHEGFACYAEWLWSEESGGPRTCDGWARHHHERLADLDQDLLLADPGPELMFDDRVYKRGALALHALRIAVGDDAFFAVLRDWASSRAGESVTTGDFLDFASAHTGADVAAVLRPWLYDAALPPYPQRQG, from the coding sequence GTGCCCCACCTGCCCACCGCCGACCCGTACCTGCCCGGCCACGGCGACCCGTCGTACGCCGTGCGGCACTACGACCTCGACCTGGTCTACGTCCCCGACGGCAACCGCCTCAATGGCACCGCGGTGCTCGACCTCGTCGTACGCGAGCAGACCGCTCGCCTGGTGCTCGACCTCGCGCACCTGCGGGCCTCGAAGGTGCGGCTCGAGGGCGGCCGGGTCAAGAAGTGGACGGGCCGCGACCACCGGCTCGTGCTGCAGCTCGACCGCCCGGTCGCCGCAGGCGCGTCCTTGCGGCTGACGATCGTGTACGGCGGTTCGCCGAAGCCGGTGATCGACAAGTACCACGGCGACGCCGGCTGGGAGGAGCTCGAGGACGGGGTGATCGTGGCCGCCCAGCCGCACGGCGCGCCGACCTGGTTCCCGTGCAACGACCGGCCCGACGACAAGGGGACGTACCGGCTCACCCTGGCCGCGCCCACCGGCTACACGGTGGTCGCCAACGGCACCCTCGTCGCCCACCAGCGCCGCGCGAGCCTGGAGAGCTGGACCTGGGCGATGGACCGGCCGATGGCCACCTACCTCGCGACCGTCCAGATCGGCCGCTACGAGACGACCGAGCACGACGCCCGCACCCGCACCATCGGGCCGCCGGACGCCGACCTGGTCGACTCCTTCGACCAGCAGCCCGCGATGCTCGCCTTCTTCGAGCGCGTCTTCGGGCCGTATCCGTTCGACTCGTACGCGGCCGTGATCACCGACGACGACCTCGAGATCCCCCTCGAGAGCCAGAGCCTGTCGACCTTCGGGCGCAACTTCTGCTCCTCCGACTGGTCGCAGGTCCGGCTGATCGCCCACGAGCTCGCCCACCAGTGGTACGGCAACGCCGTCACCCTGCGCCGCTGGCAGGACATCTGGCTGCACGAGGGATTCGCCTGCTACGCCGAGTGGCTGTGGTCGGAGGAGAGCGGCGGCCCACGCACCTGCGACGGGTGGGCCCGCCACCACCACGAGCGCCTCGCCGACCTCGACCAGGACCTGCTGCTCGCCGACCCCGGCCCGGAGCTGATGTTCGACGACCGCGTCTACAAGCGCGGCGCCCTCGCCCTCCATGCCCTGCGCATCGCCGTCGGCGACGACGCGTTCTTCGCCGTGCTGCGCGACTGGGCCTCCTCGCGGGCGGGGGAGTCGGTCACCACCGGCGACTTCCTCGACTTCGCGTCCGCGCACACGGGTGCGGACGTCGCGGCGGTGCTGCGGCCGTGGCTGTACGACGCCGCGCTGCCGCCGTACCCGCAACGACAGGGCTAG
- a CDS encoding citrate synthase — MTDSLTVRDNRTGAEYEIPITDGTIKAADLGQIKLNDDEPGIATYDPGFVNTASCRSAITYIDGDKGILEYRGYPIEQLAEKSNFLEVAYLLIHGELPTKEQYDTWVHEITYHTFVHENVKGFMEGFRYDAHPMGMLMASVGALSTFYPESARIEDPDNRHIQIVRMIAKMPTLGAWAFRHAQGKPYVYPDNELSYAENFLSMLFKMSETKYAGDPRIVKALDTLFILHADHEQNCSTNAVRSVGSSQVDPYSAVAAGIGALYGPLHGGANEAVLKMLRRIGTVENIPAFIEGVKNGEERLMGFGHRVYKNFDPRAKIIKKACDDVFEVTGVNPLLSVAKELERIALEDEYFIKRKLYPNVDFYSGLIYEALEFPPEMFTVLFAIGRTPGWLAQWLELTGDKEQKIARPKQIYTGDRGLTFVPAEERWA; from the coding sequence GTGACTGACTCTCTCACCGTACGCGACAACCGCACCGGCGCGGAGTACGAGATCCCGATCACCGACGGCACCATCAAGGCCGCCGACCTCGGGCAGATCAAGCTCAACGACGACGAGCCGGGCATCGCGACCTACGACCCGGGCTTCGTGAACACGGCCTCCTGCCGCAGCGCCATCACCTACATCGACGGCGACAAGGGCATCCTCGAGTACCGCGGGTACCCGATCGAGCAGCTCGCCGAGAAGTCGAACTTCCTCGAGGTGGCCTACCTCCTCATCCACGGCGAGCTGCCCACCAAGGAGCAGTACGACACCTGGGTGCACGAGATCACCTACCACACGTTCGTGCACGAGAACGTGAAGGGCTTCATGGAGGGCTTCCGCTACGACGCGCACCCGATGGGGATGCTGATGGCGTCGGTGGGGGCCCTCTCGACGTTCTACCCGGAGTCGGCCCGCATCGAGGACCCCGACAACCGCCACATCCAGATCGTCCGGATGATCGCCAAGATGCCGACCCTCGGCGCCTGGGCCTTCCGCCACGCGCAGGGCAAGCCCTACGTCTACCCGGACAACGAGCTGTCGTACGCCGAGAACTTCCTCTCGATGCTCTTCAAGATGAGCGAGACGAAGTACGCCGGCGACCCGCGCATCGTCAAGGCGCTCGACACGCTGTTCATCCTTCACGCCGACCACGAGCAGAACTGCTCCACCAATGCCGTCCGCTCGGTCGGCTCCTCGCAGGTCGACCCCTACTCGGCCGTCGCCGCCGGCATCGGTGCGCTCTACGGTCCGCTGCATGGCGGCGCCAACGAGGCCGTTCTCAAGATGCTGCGCCGGATCGGGACCGTCGAGAACATCCCCGCCTTCATCGAGGGTGTCAAGAACGGCGAAGAGCGGCTGATGGGCTTCGGCCACCGGGTCTACAAGAACTTCGACCCGCGCGCCAAGATCATCAAGAAGGCCTGTGACGACGTCTTCGAGGTCACCGGGGTCAACCCGCTGCTCTCGGTCGCCAAGGAGCTGGAGCGGATCGCGCTGGAGGACGAGTACTTCATCAAGCGCAAGCTCTACCCCAACGTCGACTTCTACTCGGGCCTGATCTACGAGGCGCTCGAGTTCCCGCCCGAGATGTTCACGGTCCTGTTCGCGATCGGCCGCACCCCCGGCTGGCTCGCGCAGTGGCTGGAGCTGACCGGCGACAAGGAGCAGAAGATCGCTCGCCCGAAGCAGATCTACACCGGCGACCGCGGCCTGACCTTCGTTCCCGCCGAGGAGCGCTGGGCCTGA
- the rplM gene encoding 50S ribosomal protein L13, which translates to MRTYAPKPGDVERAWLVIDATDVVLGRLAVTAANLLRGKHKAIFAPNADTGDYVIVINADKVALSGNKRADKMVYRHSGFPGGLTATPIGEVLDKDARKAVEKAVWGMLPKNRLGRQMIKKLKVYSGPAHPHQAQKAVPYEISQISQ; encoded by the coding sequence ATGCGCACCTACGCTCCGAAGCCCGGCGACGTCGAGCGCGCCTGGCTCGTGATCGACGCGACCGACGTCGTCCTCGGTCGCCTGGCTGTCACCGCCGCCAACCTGCTGCGCGGCAAGCACAAGGCGATCTTCGCTCCGAACGCCGACACCGGTGACTACGTCATCGTCATCAACGCCGACAAGGTCGCCCTGTCCGGCAACAAGCGTGCCGACAAGATGGTCTACCGCCACTCGGGCTTCCCGGGCGGCCTGACCGCGACCCCGATCGGCGAGGTCCTCGACAAGGACGCCCGCAAGGCCGTCGAGAAGGCCGTGTGGGGCATGCTGCCGAAGAACCGTCTCGGCCGGCAGATGATCAAGAAGCTGAAGGTCTACAGCGGCCCGGCTCACCCCCACCAGGCCCAGAAGGCCGTCCCCTACGAGATCTCCCAGATCTCCCAGTGA
- the rpsI gene encoding 30S ribosomal protein S9: MTENTTEVEETFETDEQGVAYTSETSPSAVADNRPVTVAPGAATGRRKEAVARVRIVPGTGTWTINGRTIEDYFPNKLHQQVVNEPFAALGLEGRFDVIARIHGGGITGQAGALRLGVARSLNGIDLEAYRPTLKKAGLLTRDARATERKKAGLKKARKAPQYSKR; this comes from the coding sequence GTGACTGAGAACACCACCGAGGTCGAGGAGACCTTCGAGACCGACGAGCAGGGTGTCGCCTACACCAGCGAGACCTCCCCGTCGGCCGTCGCCGACAACCGGCCCGTGACCGTCGCCCCCGGCGCGGCCACCGGTCGCCGCAAGGAGGCCGTCGCCCGCGTGCGCATCGTCCCCGGCACCGGCACCTGGACCATCAACGGTCGGACCATCGAGGACTACTTCCCCAACAAGCTGCACCAGCAGGTCGTCAACGAGCCGTTCGCGGCTCTCGGCCTCGAGGGCCGCTTCGACGTGATCGCCCGCATCCACGGCGGCGGCATCACCGGTCAGGCCGGCGCCCTGCGCCTCGGCGTGGCTCGCTCCCTCAACGGGATCGACCTCGAGGCCTACCGCCCGACGCTGAAGAAGGCCGGTCTGCTGACCCGCGACGCCCGTGCGACCGAGCGCAAGAAGGCCGGTCTCAAGAAGGCCCGCAAGGCTCCGCAGTACAGCAAGCGCTGA
- the glmM gene encoding phosphoglucosamine mutase has protein sequence MPRIFGTDGVRGLANDKLTAELAVDLGSAAARVLVEHGGYSRPRPLAVVGRDTRISGQFLEHAVVAGLASAGVDVLRLRVLPTPGVAYFTDALGADVGVVISASHNPMPDNGIKFLARGGVKLDDALEREIEALLGQDWDRPTGASVGRVTPYGPTVKEYVDHLVRTLDAPMGKPLAGLKLVLDCAHGAASEVGPRALSAAGADVVTIGASPDGLNINDGCGSTHLEPLRKAVLDHGADAGFAVDGDADRCLAVDHTGEVVDGDQIMGILALALRESGGLVDDTLVATVMSNLGLLQAMEQAGVTVVQTAVGDRYVLDEMRRGGFSLGGEQSGHVIMREHATTGDGILTALHVARRMATTGRSLRELAGVMTRLPQVLVNVAGVDRTRTDDPALLEAVAGAEAELGSTGRVLLRPSGTEPLVRVMVEAPTAEQADGVAQRLADVVRERLAL, from the coding sequence GTGCCGCGCATCTTCGGGACCGACGGCGTCCGTGGCCTGGCCAACGACAAGCTGACCGCCGAACTGGCCGTCGACCTCGGCAGCGCCGCGGCCCGGGTGCTCGTCGAGCACGGCGGCTACAGCCGCCCCCGCCCGCTCGCCGTCGTCGGTCGGGACACCCGGATCTCCGGGCAGTTCCTCGAGCACGCGGTCGTCGCGGGCCTCGCCTCCGCCGGGGTCGACGTGCTGCGCCTGCGGGTGCTGCCGACCCCCGGCGTCGCCTACTTCACCGACGCCCTCGGCGCCGACGTCGGCGTCGTCATCAGCGCCTCGCACAACCCGATGCCCGACAACGGCATCAAGTTCCTCGCCCGCGGCGGCGTCAAGCTCGACGACGCGCTCGAGCGCGAGATCGAGGCGCTGCTCGGCCAGGACTGGGACCGGCCGACCGGTGCGTCGGTGGGCCGCGTGACGCCGTACGGACCGACCGTCAAGGAGTACGTCGACCACCTGGTCCGCACCCTCGACGCCCCGATGGGCAAGCCGCTCGCCGGGCTCAAGCTGGTCCTCGACTGCGCCCACGGCGCGGCCAGCGAGGTCGGGCCCCGTGCCCTGAGCGCGGCCGGCGCCGACGTGGTCACCATCGGCGCCTCGCCCGACGGCCTCAACATCAACGACGGCTGCGGCTCCACCCACCTCGAGCCGCTGCGCAAGGCCGTGCTCGACCACGGCGCCGACGCCGGCTTCGCGGTCGACGGCGACGCCGACCGGTGCCTGGCCGTCGACCACACCGGCGAGGTCGTCGACGGCGACCAGATCATGGGCATCCTCGCGCTCGCGCTGCGCGAGTCCGGCGGCCTGGTCGACGACACCCTGGTCGCCACCGTGATGAGCAATCTCGGCCTGCTGCAGGCCATGGAGCAGGCCGGCGTCACCGTCGTGCAGACCGCTGTCGGCGACCGCTACGTCCTCGACGAGATGCGCCGCGGCGGCTTCAGCCTCGGCGGTGAGCAGTCCGGCCACGTCATCATGCGCGAGCACGCCACCACCGGCGACGGCATCCTCACCGCCCTCCACGTCGCCCGCCGGATGGCCACCACCGGCCGCTCGCTGCGCGAGCTCGCGGGCGTGATGACCCGCCTCCCGCAGGTCCTGGTCAACGTCGCCGGCGTCGACCGCACCCGAACCGACGACCCGGCCCTGCTCGAGGCCGTGGCCGGCGCCGAGGCCGAGCTCGGCAGCACCGGCCGGGTGCTGCTGCGTCCCTCCGGCACCGAGCCGCTCGTCAGGGTGATGGTCGAGGCGCCCACCGCCGAGCAGGCCGACGGTGTCGCGCAGCGGCTCGCGGACGTCGTACGCGAGCGCCTGGCGCTGTGA
- a CDS encoding ATP-binding cassette domain-containing protein translates to MSAPTLAIDGLTKQFGAVRAVDDLTFTVRPGAVTGFLGPNGAGKTTTLRMLLGLTRPSAGRALVGEREYAAHAQPGRVVGAALEASSFHPGRTGLAHLEVFAPQVGVSRTRCRQVLEAVGLDHAAKQRVGRYSLGMRQRLGLATALLADPPVIVLDEPTNGLDPEGIVWIRRLLRQFADEGRTVLVSSHLLREVEASVDEVVIIAQGRLRHASSLAELRTRATPAAYVVAPRPDALTALAAERGWSATPDGDGLVVDGATAAEVGAAAHAAGLELHELVRRDVDLEALFFELTRAEADR, encoded by the coding sequence ATGAGCGCCCCCACGCTGGCGATCGACGGCCTCACCAAGCAGTTCGGTGCGGTCCGGGCGGTCGACGACCTGACGTTCACCGTGCGTCCCGGTGCGGTCACCGGCTTCCTCGGCCCCAACGGCGCCGGTAAGACGACCACGCTGCGCATGCTCCTCGGCCTGACCCGGCCGAGCGCGGGCCGCGCGCTGGTCGGTGAGCGGGAGTACGCCGCGCACGCCCAGCCCGGTCGCGTCGTCGGCGCCGCGCTCGAGGCCTCCAGCTTCCACCCCGGGCGCACCGGGCTCGCGCACCTGGAGGTGTTCGCGCCCCAGGTCGGCGTCTCCCGGACCCGCTGCCGCCAGGTGCTCGAGGCGGTCGGGCTCGACCACGCCGCGAAGCAGCGGGTCGGGCGCTACTCCCTCGGCATGCGGCAGCGGCTGGGCCTGGCGACCGCACTGCTCGCCGACCCGCCGGTCATCGTCCTCGACGAGCCGACGAACGGCCTCGATCCCGAGGGCATCGTGTGGATCCGCCGGCTGCTGCGGCAGTTCGCCGACGAGGGCCGCACGGTCCTGGTCTCCAGCCACCTGCTCCGCGAGGTCGAGGCCAGCGTCGACGAGGTCGTGATCATCGCGCAGGGCCGGCTCCGCCACGCCTCCTCGCTCGCCGAGCTGCGCACCCGGGCCACCCCGGCGGCGTACGTCGTCGCGCCGCGGCCCGACGCTCTCACCGCTCTGGCCGCCGAGCGCGGGTGGAGCGCGACGCCCGACGGCGACGGCCTCGTCGTCGACGGCGCGACCGCGGCCGAGGTCGGCGCTGCCGCCCACGCGGCCGGCCTCGAGCTCCACGAGCTGGTCCGGCGCGACGTCGACCTGGAGGCGCTCTTCTTCGAGCTCACCCGGGCGGAGGCTGACCGATGA
- a CDS encoding ABC transporter permease: MRAALLAEYRKLVSTRIWWLLLVVMVAYLLFIGAAVSASFVFVPDGAEPPLVGEDAARATYSLVNGVGYVFPLVIGSLAMTTEFRHKTITQSLLVEPDRTRFLIAKLLSVVPIGLAAGVVGQLAVVAGGAPLLAAQGDGAFLGDGDVIAGLLLGVVVVALWAVIGVAVGSVLSNQVAAIVVILAFTQFVEPIVRVGLGQVDSLAGVAAYLPGGAADSLIGASFLGSAGTVDLLPRWAAVLVLLAYAGGFAVLGRLTTLRRDIG, from the coding sequence ATGAGGGCCGCGCTGCTGGCGGAGTACCGCAAGCTCGTCTCCACCAGGATCTGGTGGCTGCTGCTGGTCGTGATGGTCGCCTACCTGCTCTTCATCGGCGCCGCCGTCTCGGCGTCCTTCGTCTTCGTGCCCGACGGGGCCGAGCCGCCCCTGGTCGGCGAGGACGCCGCCCGGGCGACGTACTCCCTGGTCAACGGCGTCGGCTACGTCTTCCCGCTGGTCATCGGCAGCCTGGCGATGACCACCGAGTTCCGGCACAAGACGATCACGCAGAGCCTGCTCGTCGAGCCGGACCGCACCCGGTTCCTGATCGCCAAGCTGCTCTCCGTGGTCCCGATCGGGCTCGCCGCCGGCGTAGTCGGCCAGCTCGCGGTGGTCGCCGGTGGCGCGCCGCTGCTCGCGGCGCAGGGCGACGGCGCCTTCCTCGGCGACGGCGACGTGATCGCCGGCCTGCTGCTCGGCGTGGTCGTCGTCGCGCTGTGGGCCGTGATCGGCGTCGCGGTCGGCAGCGTGCTGTCCAACCAGGTCGCGGCGATCGTCGTGATCCTCGCCTTCACCCAGTTCGTCGAGCCGATCGTGCGGGTCGGGCTCGGCCAGGTCGACTCGCTCGCCGGCGTCGCCGCCTACCTGCCGGGCGGCGCCGCGGACTCCCTCATCGGCGCGTCCTTCCTCGGCAGCGCCGGCACCGTCGACCTGCTGCCGCGGTGGGCCGCGGTCCTGGTGCTGCTGGCGTACGCCGGCGGGTTCGCCGTGCTCGGCAGGCTGACCACGCTGCGTCGCGACATCGGCTGA